The Halobacterium sp. CBA1132 genome has a segment encoding these proteins:
- a CDS encoding bifunctional UDP-sugar hydrolase/5'-nucleotidase codes for MAARIFHYSDLENVYDSPANAGRLASVLRDRGAAIAAGSGDNTAPGVLSLATEGRQALDFYDAVDPDVETFGNHDFDYGADVTGDIVAASPQTWVSANVYRDGDRVAGVDPWTIIEVDGTRVGFVGVLDDATPSLNPMASDLTVTDPIEATREANEELRDAGVDYVVALSHLGRGDEELAATTDVDAVLGGHIPAERVERLDDTLLTRPGSGGDVVLEVDLDAGEVTRHVVADAPVYEPLAERLRERMAETGLNDTVGHVTEPMERTESTLFRGESRIGNFVADAYRWAAGTDVALQNSGGVRDGPELAGDVTVADLVSVVPFEESVSVAELSGAELLDVFRGAKGGSLGFAEPDWWHAHVSGAELTWDETTDELLEVRVAGEPVDPGATYTLATTDYLFYTDDEFPALDEAHRVDRLDVQHEVLADYARERGIDPEIEGRVTMHADD; via the coding sequence ATGGCGGCCCGGATTTTCCACTACTCTGATTTGGAGAACGTCTACGACTCGCCCGCGAACGCCGGTCGACTCGCGTCCGTGCTCCGCGACCGCGGCGCCGCGATTGCAGCGGGTTCGGGCGACAACACGGCGCCGGGCGTACTCTCGCTGGCGACCGAGGGACGGCAGGCGCTCGACTTCTACGACGCCGTCGACCCCGACGTGGAGACGTTCGGCAACCACGACTTCGACTACGGCGCCGACGTCACCGGCGACATCGTCGCGGCGTCCCCGCAGACGTGGGTGTCCGCGAACGTCTACCGGGACGGCGACCGCGTCGCCGGTGTCGACCCGTGGACGATTATCGAGGTCGACGGCACGCGCGTCGGGTTCGTCGGCGTCCTCGACGACGCCACCCCGTCGCTGAATCCGATGGCCAGCGACCTCACCGTCACCGACCCAATCGAAGCCACACGGGAGGCCAACGAGGAACTGCGGGACGCGGGCGTCGACTACGTGGTCGCGCTCTCGCACCTCGGCCGCGGGGACGAGGAACTCGCCGCTACGACGGACGTGGACGCGGTGCTCGGCGGCCACATTCCCGCCGAGCGCGTCGAACGCCTCGACGACACCCTGCTCACGCGCCCCGGCTCCGGCGGCGATGTGGTCCTCGAAGTCGACCTCGACGCCGGCGAAGTCACGCGCCACGTCGTCGCCGACGCGCCCGTCTACGAGCCGCTGGCGGAGCGCCTCCGCGAGCGCATGGCCGAGACCGGACTGAACGATACCGTCGGCCACGTCACTGAACCGATGGAGCGCACCGAGTCGACGCTGTTCCGCGGGGAGTCCCGCATCGGGAACTTCGTCGCGGACGCCTACCGCTGGGCGGCCGGCACGGACGTCGCGCTCCAGAACTCGGGCGGCGTCCGCGACGGCCCCGAACTTGCCGGCGACGTCACCGTCGCGGACCTCGTCAGCGTCGTGCCCTTCGAGGAGTCCGTCTCTGTCGCTGAGCTGTCGGGCGCGGAACTGCTGGACGTGTTCCGCGGGGCGAAAGGCGGGTCGCTGGGGTTCGCGGAACCCGACTGGTGGCACGCGCACGTCTCCGGCGCGGAACTCACGTGGGACGAGACCACCGACGAACTGCTGGAGGTCCGCGTCGCCGGCGAGCCGGTCGACCCCGGCGCGACGTACACGCTCGCGACCACGGACTACCTCTTCTACACGGACGACGAGTTCCCGGCGCTCGACGAAGCCCACCGCGTCGACCGCCTCGACGTCCAACACGAAGTGCTCGCCGACTACGCCCGCGAGCGCGGCATCGACCCCGAAATCGAGGGCCGCGTGACGATGCACGCCGACGACTGA
- a CDS encoding DUF5816 domain-containing protein, with the protein MFTVTTDDGTLHVADDEGERGQDGTFYVVYRTADRQRRYGYYCSNCESIDVAMDSMRRIKCNGCGNFTKPDEWDSAHE; encoded by the coding sequence ATGTTCACGGTGACGACCGACGACGGCACGCTGCACGTCGCCGACGACGAGGGCGAGCGCGGGCAAGACGGCACGTTCTACGTCGTCTACCGCACGGCGGACCGACAGCGGCGGTACGGCTACTACTGTTCGAACTGCGAGTCCATCGACGTCGCGATGGACTCGATGCGGCGCATCAAGTGCAACGGCTGTGGGAACTTCACGAAGCCCGACGAGTGGGACTCCGCCCACGAGTAG